A single Mixta hanseatica DNA region contains:
- a CDS encoding ParB/RepB/Spo0J family partition protein, which produces MATTNIDSLSKLRSVAEKGVIKRADSYKVLYSELNIKPGHNVRGIYLSQDEYWNSEEVKDYIKGLAYSYAHNIKVPALSVIVEDGKIWVNNGEHRYRAIALAKELFGVDIEYVDVVEDDDQLTSNSARNHTPIEMAVLYERYNTDKGLSVQEIAERAGKSVPHVYKYLTAVRKWPSDLLAKVQSGELSFTAAQTLYEETRRKKPDAPENVSGTDLPNDDNGESGTVLPKENDQNSPDNNVQDVTNAAPAASSGGESGTDLPKGGTDKGATKSKKSITKSISDSLVNLIFGFEAVETDSGYQLNLTKDQYEAIIALQKEIEAEIKGK; this is translated from the coding sequence ATGGCTACTACCAATATTGATAGCTTGAGCAAATTACGCAGCGTTGCTGAAAAAGGCGTTATCAAGCGCGCAGATAGTTACAAAGTGCTTTATTCCGAACTTAACATTAAGCCTGGTCATAACGTGCGCGGCATTTATCTTTCACAGGATGAATACTGGAACAGCGAGGAAGTTAAGGATTACATCAAGGGGCTTGCTTACAGCTATGCGCACAACATCAAAGTACCAGCTCTCTCAGTAATCGTGGAGGACGGAAAAATTTGGGTAAATAACGGTGAACACCGTTACCGTGCTATCGCCCTGGCTAAAGAGCTTTTTGGTGTGGATATTGAGTATGTTGATGTTGTTGAAGATGATGATCAGCTTACCTCTAACTCCGCGCGTAACCATACCCCGATTGAAATGGCCGTGCTGTACGAACGCTATAACACCGATAAAGGGCTGTCCGTTCAGGAGATCGCGGAACGTGCTGGTAAATCTGTACCGCATGTTTATAAGTACCTCACAGCAGTAAGAAAATGGCCTTCGGATCTGCTTGCTAAAGTACAAAGTGGTGAGTTGTCTTTCACGGCAGCACAAACCCTTTATGAAGAAACGCGCCGCAAGAAACCCGATGCGCCAGAAAATGTATCAGGTACAGATTTACCAAATGATGATAATGGTGAATCAGGTACAGTTTTACCAAAGGAAAACGACCAAAATTCACCCGATAACAACGTTCAGGACGTTACGAATGCTGCTCCAGCGGCTAGCAGTGGTGGTGAATCAGGTACAGATTTACCAAAAGGTGGCACTGATAAAGGGGCTACCAAGTCAAAGAAAAGCATCACAAAATCAATCTCTGACAGCCTTGTGAATCTCATTTTTGGGTTCGAGGCCGTTGAAACTGATAGTGGTTATCAGCTTAATCTCACCAAAGATCAGTACGAGGCAATCATTGCCCTGCAAAAAGAGATAGAAGCGGAAATTAAAGGTAAGTAA